The genomic region actTAGGTTATTCTACTCCCGTACAAATAAAAGTGGTGGGTACATTTTGCGAGTTTGACATACGGTAACGCACGTACATGGTATAATGCTTTAACGTCtattttttgtttggtttaacGGTCTCACCGCAACGCATGAGTCCTAGATAATCATTAAGATTAAGATTATGTGTTTATTTACTTTTTTATATCTACCTACTTAATCATACCAACTCATCCTTTCAAGTTTATAGGCGAATACATAAAACTAACGAGTCAAGTTAAACCAGtgtataagtgtgtaaaaacTAGGATGCGACAAAAGTGTCCAATTGACCGTTTGAGCTAATAAACGAATACACCGCTTATATATTTTGCATACCAGACGTTAAATTAAAGTTGAATATATATCTATAAAGTCAAAAAGTGTGGCAAGTTGTAAAAGGGTTGGCAACTTGGCAAACAAGCCATAAATGGTTGTAGACAGATTGTAATAAATGAGTTAAACGATCATAATGAGTTGATAGATTGACCTAATGATATATATTTTCTAAACTTTTATTCTAATTTTAAAGGGGTTGATGGGCAATGTCTTAGCAAATGAACTCCTTAATTAGACAACATATCAACTTGAACGACTTGTTTATCAAATGAGTTTGATATAACAAACCCAAAACTTGATTATCATTCAGATGTCACTTTCCCAAAACAACACGTgttggggggtggggtggggtggggtggggtggggggggggggagagtgcacggtcctcccaaccgtcAGAGTGATCTCAATCcaggagccgctacccgaccaagctagctccgcggtgacttccccatgccgagttcttaccctgggcgacatatgccactcccaagactcgaacccggtacctctgggaagaggtgggtgtcggtggccaactgggttACCCCAATCGGTTCCAAAACAAAACGTGTTAGCATCATCGATATCGGTTTTTCACCGATAGTGATGGTTGGCGGTGGTTGCAACTTTGGTGATGGTTATGAACTTACGAGGATGAAAATTCATTCTTTAAGCTTACAATACTGAATTATGGGATAAGTTATGCTAAAAAGGAGATTTTGtctaaaaatttataaaaaaaacataacataGCCTAttagataatatatatataacatgtgAACGCTATTTTCTCAAGGACACATGGCATCTCCCCCTACACTTTTTaagcaaaaaaataaaataaaaaaaatagtcgAACCCAAACCTTCAATCAATGTGAACATGAAAGtagaaaattaccaaaataggCAAAGAACAAAATTACTTGCGAAAATAGCCCGCTCATGCCCCTTTAGAACAGGGCGTCATGTGTGGGATGAGTCTTTCAAACGAAACCAAATAAAAAATGAACACATGGCCACGGGATGCGTCCTTGGAGCAAGGCATCATGCACGGGATGCGTCCGGAGAATTTTTGAAGCGTCCAACAAGTTGCAGGTTTCCGTTGATGAAATCTAAAGTCGGGCCAACGGAAAGATTATGCAGGTTTCTTGGTGAATGGGTCGTTGAGGTCATCAAGGAAGAGGTATTTGAAGAAATCATCAAGGGTGAAAGAGTAGAGAGTAAAGTTAGGTCAGAATCGTTGAAGAACTAGCTCCATCAACTGCTTAAAGTCGTCGATTGTGGTATCAGGGGCGGACCCAATGTAGTAATAGGGGTAGCACGGCCTACGGCTCAACCCCGTATAGTGTATTTTTCAgctttatacaaaggatacccctaAATAAATACGAAGATACCCCTGGCAAAAATATAGGATAGTTGATGTTATTAAAATCCCATTTTTTATAAGCCTGAACCATTTATGACCCAAAAGTTGTAGAATAAATTAAGCCCAAATTGTAGTAAGCCCAAATTAACAATAATATAATTGGAAGGAGCCCAATTAGTAAATGCCAAAGTTTAGCCCAAGACCCAAAACATTAAAATAAACCTATTGGAAAGTGGAAACAAACTTCGAACCTGGACtatcaaaaataatttttttcatTATGGGTGGCAAATTTTTTTTGGGGATACCTCTAAATTaatgggctagttccgccactgtgtGGTGTGTTCTTGTCGCTGAAACTCGATTAAAAACCGTCGGAAGTGATCCGACAACATCTGGGAGTCACCGTCGGTGCAGGAACTGAAGGCGTCAGTGACGTCCGACGGTGGCTTACATTCGGTGATCTTGAACTTCCGGTTGAAGACGATCATCTTGTAGTAATGATAATTATCTTCCATTGTTCTAGTTCTTCGCTTTCTTGTCTAACAGTGTCTTCAGATTTCATCGCCGGAAACCTGCAACTCGTCGGACGCTTCAGAAATTCTTCGGACACATCCCGTGCATGATGCCTCACTTGAAAGACTCATATCCCTTGAAAACTCATCCCATGCTTGAAAGACTTATCCCACACATACATGATGCCCCATTCTAAAAAGGCATGAGTTGGCTATTTTCGTAAGTGATTTTGATCTTTTGCCATTTTAGTAATTTTCCCATATGAAAATCCGTATCATTTAATgggatttttttattttattttttacataAAAACAACACTATTTTGTTAAGACAGACAGAAAAGGAGCGAACGATCCAAAAACCTCGAACACTTGTTGGATCTCATTCGGGTGAAAATGGGGAAGAAATTAGGTAGGGTACAGTTGCTGTTGATGTTAATATTATTGGTTGAAAATGGCGATTGCATATGGTTGAATTTACCCAAATCGGGAAGGAAATGCGTCACGGAAGAAATCCACAACAACGTCGTCGTTTTGGCTGATTACGTCGTCATCTCCGATGTTCATATTCACCCCACCCCCTCCATCACCACCaaggttattattattattttatatttgtcGGTGCATGTGCATGTGCATGCATTAATTCATTCATAAATAAGAATTGAAGGTATATGTCTGTGTGCAATTGCTGTTGTTATTAGGGTTCAGGGGACAAATATCTATGAATGATATCTAAAAGGTTAACAAGAGCTAGCTAGGGTTTATTAGAATTGGGTGAAGGATGTGATTTAGCAACTATTAAATGATATGTGATAAATGGTATGTTATATTTGTGTAACAAAATACAGGATTGCACTTCTATATATCTTTTTAGAGCGTTTCAACGATTGATTAATGGTGTATACCAGAAGTGTTTGCCCTTCTCGCTGCGGGAGTTTGGGCCACTGAGTCCATGATAAGGTGAAACAAGTGACATAAGTAGAACAGAATAGCTAGTCCTCACAATTCACAAGGACACCGCACGGTTGTGACATATAGTTGAttgaaaatacacatacatttGCAAACATCATATTGATATGATCTTAGATTATTTGATACAACTCAAGTTTGGACTTCAATGGTTGAGTTGAATTAAGAACCTAATTGAGAAGGGTTCTTCATTAAGAATTAGTTAACAGTTTCGCTGGCCAAACTAACCCAACTAACTCCCTTAACCCTTTGACTTACACTAATACAGTCAACTATCTCCGAAACATACTCTCTTCTATAGAGAGCATTTGAACTTTCTGAATTATAATGCTAATACTGTCAACTAGTTCACGGGTCACAATAGATGAAATGTCAAACTACAAGAAAGTGATGACCTGTTAAACAAAAATTTAGACGACTTTATGTAAATGATGAGTTTTGTTACATTCTTAGGTCACATCACCTTATGGAAACATCCTTCACCATAAGGAAAACGCGACTCATGGACAATTTGCATTCACTACAAATGAGGCCGGGCAGTATCTGGTGTGTTTCTGGGCAGATGACCCTAATCAAGGTGGAGCTTTAAGTGTTAATATTGACTGGAGAACTGGAATAGCAGCAAAAGACTGGGAGTCAGTTGCAAGAAAAGAAAAAATTGAGGTCAGAAATCTATATCTTCTTAATTTCTGCATTACCAGTTACTACGACCCGAATCTTTAAAATCTGACCCGCTGTTGTGGCGCACATGGTGAATGCGTGGCATTCAGCCAAGCAAGGTTTTATTCACCTTTTTAATATGAGGAGAGTGGTATGTGTGTTAATGAAGGTAGGTCAGCCTTCAAACGGCTTTGTTTGAGGTGGAAGATGGTGTGCCCGGGCTATTGTTGATTGATAAAGATTCAAAGTTATAGCTTTAGAATATCTTTATATATAAATAGTTACACTGTAGATACAATGATCCATAAGAAAACACTAATGGCCCGAGTCAAAACTATGTATAGATGAATGTCCTAAAGCGTGTAAAAGTTCTGGCACAGTGACAAGTAAATTATGGGCCCATAACTCGAGGTCACGGCTGATACCGCGAAACTTGTGGAAATCCAATGAGATATTCTATATTATTGACCGGTATAAATACTTACAAGGTTACACAAAAACCATGATGGGTTGAGCCAACTATATCGTTGGATCAAACTCATACACATACCCATAGTCCACAGAAACCGTAAAGCGATGATATTATGGTTATTATTGGTTTGATTGGGTTAAGGTTATCTCTTATGTGTCAGATTGGTTAAgctaaaaaaattagaaaaaacaaAACAGGTCAGCTGGGCCGAGCTGGGTTTAAACTCTAATGAATTAAACCTCTTAAAATCACTTTGTTAAAAGAGATAAGACTGGTATTGTAATGATATAATTTTGTCAATCTTATTTAGCACATAAATTATTTGTAAGAACTAGAAGAAAACACATTTTTGCGGGTCGACACGACCCTTTTGACTTTCTTAACACCTTGATGTTAATCTCTAATTGCTTCATAGGGGGTTGAGCTCGAGTTGAGAAAGCTTGAAGCAGCTGTGGAGGCCATTCATGATAATCTTCTCTACCTCAAGAGCAGGTGCTTTTTTGCAATCTTCTTCCCGTATATATAATTGTTTGTTTGTCATAATGATTTGTGGTTTGGTTATGCAGAGAGGCAGAAATAAGAGAAGTGAGTGAGACTACAAATTCTAGAGTGGCCTTGTACAGTATATTGTCATTAAGCATTTGCATTGCTGCTTCTATTGCACAACTATGGTACTTGACTCGCTTCTTCCAAAAGAAGAAACTAATCTAGAATCAGGATTAGCTTGTGTTTAATTTTTCTGACAATTATGATAAATTTAAAATTTCTTTACACCACCAGATTCCCTCTTTTACTTCTTTCAAGACACAGGAGATAGTAACATTGTGTTTTAGTCGTCAGCCCGTTATTGCACGCCTTAAAACGTACATTGTAGATTCATAACCTTTGTTCCCTCTTGTAACATACATTGTAGATTCATAATCTTTGTTTTGTTAGCCGATAAATTCAGGGGCGGACCTAACATGTAGTAaggggtagcggaggctaccccttaaCGCTCCGgtggtagtgtaaattttggaaaattttgacgttttttcgattttgttACCCCTTTTCTTTGAAATGTTGCCCCTATACGAACTTTCTAGATCCACCACTGCCGATAATGTATTAATAAATCGCTGAAACCATCCAACCGAAGCAAGTCAGCTACGGTTTACTCTGCAATGGTTTTGGCAGTTTGTCAATCTAACGATTCGCCTGGCGGTTTAGATTCATAATCTTTGTTTCCCCTTGTAACATACATTGTAGATTCATTATCTTTGTTTTGTTAGCCAATAATGTATCAATAAATCATGAAACCACCCAAACCGAAGCAAGTCAGCTATGGTTTACTTTACAATGTTTTTGGCGGTTTGTCAATCTAACGATTCAACTGGCAGGTTTGGAACTTGAAACCGGTCGTGTACACTGAACTTGTTTAACCTTTATTGTTTTTTTTCCCCTCATTTATGGCGCTTATGCAGACATATATGTAACATATTCATAAACCATGTTtatcattttaaagtttataataCAGACTAACGgttttatttcatttatttgtAAATAAAAACCATACACGAAATCATCTAACTGCAAAAATAGACAGGACATAATCATATTGACATAAAAGTTGAATCTTTTGTTCAGTAGCAATGCAACATCTTTAACATGAACTATACAGTAAGAT from Helianthus annuus cultivar XRQ/B chromosome 10, HanXRQr2.0-SUNRISE, whole genome shotgun sequence harbors:
- the LOC118482872 gene encoding transmembrane emp24 domain-containing protein p24delta3-like; the encoded protein is MGKKLGRVQLLLMLILLVENGDCIWLNLPKSGRKCVTEEIHNNVVVLADYVVISDVHIHPTPSITTKVTSPYGNILHHKENATHGQFAFTTNEAGQYLVCFWADDPNQGGALSVNIDWRTGIAAKDWESVARKEKIEGVELELRKLEAAVEAIHDNLLYLKSREAEIREVSETTNSRVALYSILSLSICIAASIAQLWYLTRFFQKKKLI